The Podarcis muralis chromosome 16, rPodMur119.hap1.1, whole genome shotgun sequence genomic interval tctGCATGGGTTTTGCTGCATTAGAAGAACCAAaatgacctctctggggcgcatgtctgggcagtgtgtgtggaggtcctgggctgcccagatgacaagacccccttcttggcatcgctgatgtggtccaaaggaaagcagagcaagacatttggcaggagttgccagaaggaggggTACTGTACAAGGTGCCagccaaccgtcttagggactccactctgtttttgtatagggtttactctTCTTTTCCCAATGATGTCCCGCAAGACAGCGGGTATGGATTTTTCCTCAGTGTTTACTCCCGAAGCCTTCCTCACGGATTAGTACAGCCgcaaggcagtgaaggtttaggatGAGCGTTTTCCTcctcctagatgagctaccttcccaggtgacgagtcccacctgcccctcactttcctgtacaacacatgcagaaactgccttcctgaccattggacccactatagtggtacctctggttaagaacttaattcgttccggaggtccgttcttaacctgaaactgttcttaacctgaggtaccactttagctaatgccgccgcgctatttctgttctcatcctgaagcaaagttcttaacccgaggtactacttccgggttagcagagtctgtaacctgaagcgtttgtaacctgaagtgtttgtaacctgaggtaccactgtattggtcttgtccactcaacccaccagagcctgtcttcacgttcaggggaagcccctaactcattgagggtttgagacccatcagctcccctcacctggtttattCTTTTATCTGCCTGAGCCATCCGTTTTCTTGGGTGTCCACAAATTCTagaattatgagggagaaaaactctatatccactttctccttgcctggcataactttataaacttctatcatgttgcctctttttTGCCTTTTCTCTGAGCTAAGAAGTCCGAAACGCTGCAACTTTCCCTTGCAGCAGAGTCGCTCCACCCTTTCGATCACTTTTGTGCAAATGTCCGCTACGGTGCCATTCCCTTCTGTGTTTTCAATGCGTGCACCTGTCGATTCTCCACACAGACAAAGCGGGGAGTGCCAAGAAGGTGGtagaagcagaagaagaggaagtagACATTGACCTGAATGCGCCCGAGACGGAGAAGGCCGCCCTCGCCATCCAGGGGAAGTTCCGGCGCTTCCAGAAACGGAAAAAGGACCCCAGTCCCTGAACGGCAGCAGCTGCAGCGGCACCAAACCCACCTCTCCCGTCTCccatgccaccccccacccctccgccACGACACACAGCCTGCCTTACCCTAACGTCCCCTTATCCTACCCATATTAGGTGGGGCTAgtggtatttatttttttgcacgtACTGTAATATATTCAAAGCAAGGGTGGGGCTTGGACCCTCTCcggagtttggggaggggggtaacAAACAAAGCAGGGGGCTACCCTCAAGCTCACGTGCCACTCACCCACAGGAGGGCGCTCCCACTTTCCAATAGCCATGATGATAGCCAACGTCCCTTCACTGAAAGCCATTGAGAAAGCGCTAGGTTGCAgtgggcagggtggggagaagcaggGAAGAGAAGGGGGCAAGGCCAGCCTTGGGACAGAGGTAGAGAAGATAGCCATTGCTAGACTTGTAATATTTTAAtgcgttttaaaaaaatgtctgcaCTTTGAAAAATTAGCCTGCTGCTATCCCCCACTGTGGTTTGGCGGGTCAGGTCAGACTTGCCCACTGCCCaattcagggtttgtttgtttctttgctagtaaacaaaatgaaaagccttatagctgctcttcccccaccccctccaatatatagagatatatagatatataattataataatagttttttatttatatgctacccatctgacactgggtggcttccatcaaaatataaaaacaccataaaacattaaaaacttccatatacagggctgccttcaggtgtcttctacaaGTCATGTATGTTtggcatctgatgagagggcgttccacatatATTTGGGACCAGGAAAGCAATTCCTATTAGAAATGGCAAATTAAAAAGCCATTCTGAGAACATTCATAGAGGGAAAAGATAAGATTTATAGGTTTTGTGCTCCGAAACTGAACACCATAGTATTAGATCCAAACATTAATGGCATGAACGCCACCATTGAGACACGatccacagcccccccccccgccccagtgtGCAAAACACAACCTCATGTGAAATCCTTAAGAGCAAATGTTCAGATTTCAAAATCATCAATACTGAGATAGCCAAACTTATCAGGTTTTAAatctctcatttttaaaatattattgcatATTTATCCCACCTGTTCCTccagagagctcaaggtggcttaaaatggctctccccttctccttattatcctcacaacaacccagatAATTTTAACATACGCAATTAAGATATGATCTGCCAGAGGTCAGCTGCAAGccggtgaaagaatgtaccaagAGAGCAAATTCCATCCAGCTTTGTGCTACTTGAGCGTTCCCCAAAATTCTAATAGACTTAATAGGCATCTGATCTCTTGCATACTATATCTTTCCCCCCCAGAATATACTCAATTCCTGCAGACGtgacaaaaaaaaacaccctttgtGGATTCCTTAAACCATTACCACAACAGCTACTAATTCAGAGCCAGTTGCTAAGACTCAGAAGTAGTGAGAAGGGAGTAAAAGATCTGAACTAAGAATGGAAATTTACTGGTCCAGATAGCTGGATTAAAACTGGGGCTGCAtattcaccatacatttaaacaccccccccaaaaagaatcctgggaactgtagtttaagggtgctgggaattgtagctcggggTGGGgacagcaaactacagttcccaggattatttgaggaaagcaatgtgctttaaatctatggtgcatAGATTTAACTGAAACAGATCTGCTCCCACAAGacggggagagagaaggggcaaATCCTTAGACCATCGCCAGTTTTTAATTCCAGCGGGTCTCATTTCCCTATTACCAAGCCCTGAGCTCAACCTACAGCCCAATGACAAGGGCCCCGCAATCCCACCGACGGGAAAGGACTGTCCTTCGCGAGATCCACGCGCCCTCTGCTCCAGGGCCAGCCTGCTGTTGGGCCAGAACCCGCTACAAAGATGGCCGCCACGTAACTCTCGAGCACTGGCAAGCCGCTCCACCACCCCTACTCTGGTTGCGGAAAACCTCCAACGGGCCCCTCTGCAAATGGCAATCAGCGTCACCACGGGGCACTGACAGAAGCTGCTTTGTGGACTGACTTTTAGCATGTTAATAAAATAATCAGGGGGGAAATGGTTGTGCCTGGTTtttattctatctatctatcatctatctatctatctatctatctatctatctatctatcctcacacacacacatacaatctctctctctcttatttgtGGAGTCCATTTGAGTCCAAAGATGGGCTGCTATGTGGAGCACCCCAAAACCTTCTCAGGTCCACAGATGATCTCAAGAAGCTTTTGAAGAAGCCAGGCGGTTATCACATGACCTGCTCTGGCCTGGTGTTGGCCAGACTCCAAACCTATttgacccccacccccagcctgaggttccccacctctgccctatACTGGGCCAAACagtagtacagtcaaacctcggttgtcaaacgtaatcgaagaccgttcgacttccgaaacgttccgACAACCAAAAGCGGAAGCCTTGATACAATAGGgagactcaaaacagaaggcgcacagcacgttcggcttccgaaaatcgttcgaaaaccggagcagTTACTTTCGGCattcgggaaccgaggtttgactgtagagGCCCAGAACTTAAAGCCCTCCttcagtggttcccaatcttCCCCGCCGCTTTAAAATTGCTGAGGGCCTCGGCAAGTCACTTAATGGTTTTCCTCTCCCAGTTGTAGCCTCTGATTTACTGCGCTAGACGCCATGTAGTTTTTAATTGCATCTGTATCGCTTCCTTTCCTACACTGGATTTTGTGGCATAAACATTCGAATCCCATAGAAAACAACCTGAGACACAATAAACAAATGATCCAATGCaatatgagaaactgaaagaagcaaTGCAAATGTAATTGAAAAACAGGATCTGATTGTTTCATGAGCTGTGCCCATTCACAACCTCTGCTCCCCTATCTGCTGACCCCTAGCCAGTCGCTGGAAGGATTAGCACAACCTGCTTTGCAGCATGCTTTGGGCAAAGGACTTTAAAGCAACCCCTGCTCTCTTGTTTGAGGCTGAAACCCAGCACTAAGCATCCAGCAGCATTGTCTCCCACCCCCACTGGCTGATGTGACAGGATGGTGATCCTGCTGGTTCTGGGTGTGCAAGAGCGCTCTCCTGCGCATCTGAAACTGCTCAGTTCAACCACACAGGGCAGACAGCAAAAAGCTGATAATGAAGAGGCTCTTTCCTTTgaaaggaagcaaaaaaaaaatctcttcccATTATCAGCATCTTGCTGCCTGCTGTGAGCTTTGAAGTCCTGACACATGGAGCCAAAAAAATTCTACACTGCTGATGTATAAAGATACATGGTGCGCTGTGCTATAATCGGGAACTAGgcgtaactcagtggcagagcgcaggcaggcagaaggttccagattcaatctcCAGTGTCTCCCTCCAGGTAGGGCAGAGATTATCCGATCTGAAACCtgtggcagctgctgccagccagtgtagtaaCACTGTGCCAGGTGAACCAATAGCCTAATTCAGTATAAAAAAGCTTCCTGTTTCAAGGGCTGCtaactcagtggcaaagcatctgctttgaaccgggaccttctgcatgcaataatTGCTAGGACCAGGAATTATGCTTGCCTGCAACcttgggaagctgctgccagccagagtcgacaataataataagaagaagagtttggatttgatatcccgctttatcactacccgaaggagtctcaaagcggctaacattctcctttcccttcctccctcacaacaaacactctgtgaggtgagtggagctgagagacttcaaagaagtgtgactagcccaaggtcacccagcagcggcATGTGgaggagccagtggcgtagcgtgggttgtcagcacccggggcaaggcaagtaatttgtgccccccaacccgtggatttgcaccccctaacccgtggatttgcacccctaacccgtggatttgtgccccctaaccctaacccccagatgttgcgcccggccccccctgcaccccccacgctacgccactgggaggagcggagacgcgaacccggttcaccatattacgagactactgctcttaaccactacagcataCTGAGCATGATGGGCTAACAGTCCCGACTCCACACAAGACAGCTTCCTAATCATGTGAGACTGCAGTGCTCAATACAGAGCGCTCATAAAGCAAGTGAGAGACATTAAAATTATCATTGGCAGAAATGCTACTGAAACAGCAATGCACACAGATTTGGACCAGGCTCCAATGAAAATGCCTATTTTCGctgtcttttcttctctttctttggcccccaccccaaaatacagTCCCCCTCTCCACAAGCGTGctaatttaaatacagtggtacctcgggttaagtacttaattcgttccggaggtccgctcttaacatgaaactgttcttaacctgaagcaccactttagctaatggggcctcctgctcgtgggagcacgatttctgttctcatcctgaagcaaagttcttaacctgaagcactatgtctgggttagcggagtctgtaacctgaagcgtatgtaacctgaaacatatgtaacccgaggtaccactgtatgcaacatCAGAGCAACTGATATGAACAACTTTGGCTGTGATGTTATTCCAAAGGAAAGACTGAAATTTGGTTGTCGCTACGATACCCTCCACAGTTCAGGAACGACACAAGTAGCCGGCTGGTTCGTTGCGTGCAGATCCGCAGCTCTTATGAAGAAGCACTTCGTGTGACAGAGAAAATTAAGGCGAGCCATCTCTTCCGCGGCCCCCTCTGGGACACAGCCCTGCTGCAGAACACATGCTCTGCGAAACCCCAAACCCCCTTTGCCAATCTGCTCACGCAGATGGGTATTTTTACTCGGGAAGGAGAAAACATCAAAATATTGTCAAGGCCCGCCTGGCGCATTCCGCAGGATGCCAGCCATCTTGATACTGCGAAGCGAGGAGAATCTCCCACCGGAGGCCCGGAGTCAAGGAAAAATACAGAAGCATATGGGTGCCCCCACCTCACAGAAACAGTTAGTGTGGGTTAACAAAAACTATAAGGGGTGTTCAGTGTTGGTTCTACTCAAAGTAGCCATTGACTaaccagtaaaaaggtaaagggacccctgaccatcaggtccagtcgtggctgattctgggttgcggcgctcatctcgctttattggccgagggagccagcgtacagcttccgggtcatgtggccagcaggactaagccgcttctggcgaaccagagcagcgcacggaaatgctgtttaccttcccactatttatctacttgcactttgtcgtgctttcgaactgctaggttggcagaagcagggagggagcaacgggagctcaccccattgtggggatttgaaccgccaaccttctgatcggcaagtcctaggctctgtggtttaacccacagcgccacccacgtcccagtaacTGGCCACTAATCATTTGCAATCACCTTGGCTAATATTACTAATAATATTATCACAACTTTGAAGACAAccagcccctcctcctccctgcattcTCTCAAGCAAACCAAATAATCTCTGCCTCTGcaggggcacccccccccctcaggtcTTGTATTGTAGCGTCAATGTGCTGGCTTGGAAACAATTGTTTGTTGATTAAAAATACTCTGATTAAACTACGTGACTTTAAAAACGACGCCGGacgtttctagtccttatggaaTTTCCCTCCTGGGTGGCGGTGAATCAATTAGCTGCCTAGCTACTGTACGGTACTGGGGAAAGAAAATGCCCCTGTGCAGCGCAGCCAGGGGATTTTATCTGAACTAACGGAGGCTAAATCCTGGGAACTATTTTGGGTACCTGCGATCGTCAGCCCTGCAgcataggaaatgagtgtatctGAGCAAATACAGTGTTTATCCTTCAATGGAAATAGGCAGTTACTGCACAGTAACTTCCAGACAAGCGTAAAGGAAAGTAGCCCTCGATCTGGTGCGGATCATACTAACCCCAATGCCTTTATAGCTTACGGTGCTTGCATTGTGCACATTTGTTTCTCAAATCTGTTTATTTGATCTATAATTCGATAATTATGATACACTGTTCTCAAAAATctctttttaatgctttttaatgGCTATTTTATATCATCtatgttatttttattaaacGGCATACAGGCCTCCCTAAAAAAACCGTAATAAATATCGCCACCATGTACAGCTCTTCCAAAGGCGGCTGCCACAACCCTAGACAGCCCCAAATCCCCAGGAGGCTGCAGCGCAACTCTAGACAGCAATTTCTCCAGGAGCGAAATCGATCACGCGCTCTGACGCGTCTTACAAATATCCCAACCCGATCGATGGCGCCCTATTCCGGAGGAGTGATAAATCCCGCCGGGATCGATAGGCGGGAGTAAACAGGGCCTGGATCCAGCCGCAAAACCGCGACTTGCAGGCTCGGTAAATCCAAGGTCCTCTTCATCCGATGCCCTTGCCTGCCTCCGCCCTGGCGCGCTTTTTCAAATTTCTCGTCTCCAAACCGAGCACCCAGAGCGCTAGAtcgcctgcttggcatgcagaaatcGCCGGCATCTCCGGGTAGGGCAGGGAGAAGACCCCCGCCTGGAACCCCGgggagcgctgctgctgctgccagtcagtgtggacaatactggacCAGATGCAGCAACAGCCCGACTCGGTACAAATCCACCTTCCTAATCCACACGGCGCACGATGTGCTCAGCTGCGTCCCGTGGCGCACAATTCGGGGaagaaagacacccccccccaaacaaagctCATATATATTGCACTGGGGTgtcagcaggggtgggggaaaccagCTTACCTTGCATGGCTCTTCTAGCCAAGCTGAGAGCGCAGAGTGGGCACAAGCGACCTCTCCAAAATCCCCCTgcactaaaaaaaaacccaacgatCGGTAGCAAGGACTATCCGGAACAAGAAATAAGGGCGAAGGCCGGATGTGGAGGTGAAGGGGGCCTCGCCTGGGCAGCTTTGCAGGGCGGAGCAGGGTGGGATCTGAGTTGGCAAGGTGATCAGCGAGCGGAGGAAGCGCTAAACGTGATCCAGCCTTTTAAAACTGGGGTCTTCCTAAGTTTGCAGCTGTGTTGGAaattgtttgggggttttttgtatgTATAAAAATTGACTTTATTCAAACAATTTGTTAACAATTAGAGGAATATACATTTTTACAGTTAACATCCCCCACAAAATCCTACTTTTAACAACGCCACATACATGTTGCAATCAAGTGTTCAGGTGAACTGGCACCACCAGACCATTCTACTGTCAAAATGCCACAAAGCTGGGGAGAATTGCAGGCTCCCTTTTCAGGCCTGCTCCGTCAGGCCTTCTCCATGCATGGCAGCCACCAGAGGCATGGCTAGGCCTGGAGAGGACGTGGTTGGCTCCTGTCTCCAATATGCTTCACACAGCAGGAGGTTGTTGGTGTCACACAGACTGTAGCCGGAAGAGTaatattcttcctccagcacataGAGGTCTATGGAGATCTGATCACGCAGGGCAATCAGCTTCTTGTCGCATTCCTCCTGAAGGCTGCGCAACTGCTGGTTCCACTGGTTGATGGCTTCGTTGATGGCAGGGAAGTCATTGAGGATCAGGAACTGTTTTAGGTCAGAGACAAGCTTCATAAGAGACTCACCAGCCCGAACAATATTTGCAGCTCTGACATGCATCTCGTAGTTGTCCTGCTCGCCTTGGGTTGCCCGAGAAACTTGGGTTTCTTCCTCAATCTTTGCAGTTTTGATTATCTCTCTGAAGTTATCCATGACCGACTTGATGTCATCTTTCAgcctcttgttttttttttttgtttttttttgttttttttttaaaatattttattaaggattttcttgttttacagaagtgtagtgcctcatatatatttttccccatgtaacatttttacaaatccgtttcatttgttgaggcattagggggagaagaaaataaaaataaaaataaaaaaaggagagaaaagagaaaggggggtggagagagggaagatggataagggtgggattgggtggcggtgtttctattatgtttaatgtgtgtagagtttggtgtcagcgtgcttgtgttgttcacttgtgttcctttggtggtgagagaggttggggttggcctagggtgtgattgtttgcttgtgattggctgtggtgatctttgttttcgtgtgtgagtgaggtgggtgggtgttttggatcaggttagccatattgatttgtatgctgttggtggattattgtcattgtcctgttgggctgtgtgtgtgataaaggggagccataccggggtgaaggcatcttcttctgtttgtccccgtgtcagtttcagtttattagttaatttttctagtagggctgtttcccatactatttgataccattggtccatgcttactcctgacaggtctctccagtgtctggttatggtgtttctggctgctgagagcaggtgggttatgagttctttgtggtgtaaatgggcattgttgtcttggaagatgtttagtagggccaattctggggtggtgtctattacttgcttagttattttacaaatttcttgtatggctgttgtccagaatagttggattttgggacactcccaccacatgtggaagtatgtgcctgtggaggtgcaccctctccagcattttggtgaggttcctgggtgtattagcgctagtttccttggtgttaggtaccacctgtaggtgagtttcagtgtgagttcttttcttttcgttgatatggatttaaaggggggtttagaccacattctggtccattgagtggggtttatctcatagcctatgtcattctcccattgatttttgattgcgtctaggggatttgcgagattttggagtagtattttgtatattgcggataccatccctttaccgtttccctttgttgttaggaggaggttttcgaaggttgtcaggggcctagttgctgctgattttactgttgggttgtttaagagggcatgtagttggtgttgtgttaaccagggcatttgggtgtcttctagtttgtcttgtatttcttgtgttgacaagggtttgttatttttgtaaaagtctattaggcgatacaagcctttggttcgccaggtttttatctggaggttttgtgctgcatggtggaataatgggtggtatgccagggggattagtggggatggggttggggatagtttgcctatttgtgttttccatgctttgagcatggtctgtgtgtacctgttaagtgttgtgggaattttctttagtttgtttgggaggagtgggtatgttgtggtgcaggtgttttcaattgtgtccttctctaggtgtacccattgttttgtctcatcttctagtatatatgggattatatggcgtatttggttggcgttgtaatatgcttctatgttggggattccccatcctccttctgaggtggggaggtgcaggtatttggggcttattcttggttttttatgtgagaagatgaaagagtgtagttttctctgccaactgtgaagttgggttgaggggatccagattgggagggtttggaataggtaggttagttttgggagtgtgatcattttgatcatggctattttgtctgagagagtgaggttcatgttattccatctctttaggtctttgttaatttgtcgccacaggggcttgtagttgtggaggtataatttattgaggtttctggttatttgtacccctaggtatctgaacttggtgtggcaaagttttattttggtgaccttcgtgagttctttttgggtgtgaggaggggtgttgaagcacatagcttctgactttgtgaaatttacctgtaggcccgacaccattgcaaatgcgttgagttctctgattagggaggttgctgtgcttatggggtctggtgttgtgaccattaggtcatctgcaaagagccctaatttataggtcctgccttttatttccactcccttgatgtctgtggctgctcggatgcggattgctaggggttccagagccaggataaataagaagggagacagtgggcatccttgtttcgtgcctctttggatagctatagtgttagaatccatattgttagttctgcattttgctgaggcttgggagtatatttgtttgaggatttgtaggaagttggggccaaatttcatgttagttagtactgctaatatgtatttccactccaagcaatcaaaggctttgagtatgtctagggacataattgtcaatgggagtttggttgccttgctgtgttcgatcaggttcagtagtttcctgatggggtctgttatattgcggccagggacaaagccagtctggtctggggctattaacttgtgtaggaagatttttaggcggttggccaagattgatgtgaatatcttgtagtcttggtttattaatgagattgggcggtatgattctactttgaggctgtcttttagtggttttgggatggagactattttggagtgggtccaggttttggggatggggcctccttttatgatgtcgttgaataggcgggtcatgtagggcatcaagggttctttgaatttcttatagaattctgctgtgaagccgtctgggcctggggctttgtgtggtttcaagtttttgaggaccgcatctatttcctctggggtgatagggctatccatgaattcctgttcctcatcagttagggtaggcatggtcagtcctgctagaaattttttgatttccctctctggtgggttatgggaggtgtataggttggagtaaaattctgcaaattctgaaattatttctttgggggagaatgttatgttgccgtcttttttggtgatgcagtgtattcttgttttgagtgcttttttcctacatctatttgctagtattctggagtttttccctccatattcatagaaacgttgtttagagtatagaatgttgatcattgttttgttgatttctaaggagtctagttctctccttttctgttctataagtttgaggagttttttagatcctgtttgtttgtagcgtgatgagagggctgtgatgtcttgttcta includes:
- the PCP4L1 gene encoding Purkinje cell protein 4-like protein 1, whose amino-acid sequence is MSKLSSNESPSPSEIPGQEEKDKAGSAKKVVEAEEEEVDIDLNAPETEKAALAIQGKFRRFQKRKKDPSP